The region agcgtttctgaaattttcatccattccccattgggtcggtctaacttcgagaaagagatcgcCCGAAGAAtgcaactcggatgggcagcgttcgaaAAACTTTGTGACGTCTTCTCGTCCGAAATTCCACAGTCCCTGAAGGCTAGTAGAATCTTCTGAATCTTCGATCAGTGTGTgctgccagcagggctactacgaaactcgaagttcatgtcgtgcggtccctctgacacataggtactatttaatacgagagtgacggTAGGTACTATACGaccttcgagtttcgtagtagccctgcagtgatGACTCATGGCTCTGAGACGTAGTTTTTGtctgttggcctcttggagtGTCTTTTTcgttacttgtttttttcgtttttaacgAGAAAATTTCACAAATACTTcttggaaaaaaaaaccgaaagaAACCGATTTGGGGAAAAAACCTTTTGTTTGCTAGTAGCGGAGCGGCGAGTGTGTTCTCTGTTCATTTCGCGGCCAAGACGCTCTCCTCGCAATGGCAGCACACGCAACCTAACGAACAGTGAAAACGTTCGTCACACTGCTGTCCTTTGGCATCCAGTTCGCGGCCCAATAAAACAACACTGAGTGCGTAGCCAGTCAGCCGAAGTAAAGCTTTTCTTCGGCGTCAATCGGTATTATTCGGTATATGTGTGTGGATCGTCTCGTCACCCGATCCCATTTCGACCGATGCTAAACCAATCTACATTTGAAAGTTATTGTGATTTTTCTTCGGACGTTacctaatgtaaaaaaaatatatataagtatatttcaaTTATATACTAACAAAATTCTTGTTATGTAGATGTTTTTCAAGTCATGGCTGTTTCCCGGAGCTAGAAACGACCTAGAGGGCCGTCGGGTGTAACAAGCTTAGTATACTTACTACCCAACGTACTTATTTCCTAATGCTTTACAGAGTTTTCTTCTTTTCGTGTGTCGTCTTTACATAACTCAGCGACGTTCTTAAGTGAAACAGCGTTTGAATGTTCCCTGATTTCAGGACAGTTTTCCTCCACATTTGCATTTGAACTTTCCGCTTGACTTGCAATTGTTGAATGTTTACTCATTTTAAATATAAGCTAAAACAAAGTACGATATCTTAACATGAAGTAGTAGTACCAACTAAAATTACCCCATACTGCGCGCATTTGGCTTAGGAGTGGGGCTctctctgctaacactggatatcataaaatagacaaacaaatttgtacggatccCTCAGTGCGCCAATTCAACTCGTACttgccctgtttttttttacttctgtaCTTGTTGCGAACGAACTTTAATATCGTTAAAACAACTTATGAGGTGTATGgatataaatagatatttttaatccaCACATCCTGGAGAGAGCTCcagcaaattttattttagcttatattatatactgtgtccagcagggctactacgaaactcgacacTCGAAggtcgtgtcgtgcggtccctctgacacttatatatttaatacgagagcgagaaggacggtacgatatgaacttcgaggttcgagtttcgtagtagccctgcagggctccaggcagatgttatgATGTAGCAGctactcctagcgccatctagtgagcgaATTTAGAAATTCCCAATCCTGCATCTCTGTTTCTGAATGAAACATTTTTCTCAATTCGGACAGCATAACATCTGCTTGGAGAGAGAGATCTCCAGAACTCTATTGTGGCCTACTTTAGCTTACCCAAAAAATTTCGTTTCAAAAAATATGGTAGAATATGGTAGTTACCTCTAATGTAAGGTGCATAGAAGAGCCATAGTTTGACCTAGCCTCTGAAGGAAGAGGTTCATCGGATttacgtgcgaaattacatttgaaatttaccctcAGCTTTACGGTAAGGGGTCATCCATTAagtacgtcacacatttaggggAGGGTCAAGCTGTTTGTGACACATGACCAAAATAATAGCAATACGTGCGAAAGGGGGGGGGGTCTAAAAAAGGGTCAAcattggtgtgacgtactttatggatggcccctaaaaggaaaacatcgtcaggaaacctgcacacacctgcgaagagttcaatggtgtgcgtgtgtgaagtttccaatccgcactgggcccgcgtgggaactacggctgaAGTCTTCTTATTCCGAGAGGTTTGTTCTAGGCAGTTCTAGCAGTGGGAAATATAGGTATAGGCTGAGATAATAATGAATGTAGGGCCGTTGGGAACTAGGTATATAGGTAGATTCACAGAGTACATTTTTACATGGTAGATTTGTCTAATCGTGCCTTcagtacataataataactaCTAAGCAAAGGAACAATGTAGGCAAAGAATGTTCATTTAACgccaattgtatttatttatttatttaaaggagaaccaacagcttataaaacaatatgattatgaaaatacttacttagtttATGAAATAACTTGCTTACTTACCTTATAAAATCTTGGTTTTTCGTACACCCACAAGCAAAATGTGGAGCTAATGACTACAACAATTGTAAATAGCAAATAATTCGATATATATTTATAGGCATCTTTAAATAAACCACGCCAACAGTCACTACTCTGCATTGttaaaatcaatattgaatCTGTCAATTTAGTTTCATTGGCAGACGATGAACTTTTTGTCGAAagaactatttttaaccgacttctaaaaaggaggaggttattatAATTAATGGAACTTATTACTTCTGCATAGACGTGGTGCCGCTGTCAAAGTTTTTTAGagattgtttttagggttccgtagccaaaatggcaaaaacggaacccttatagtttcgccatttctgtctgtttgtctatccgtccgcggctttgctcagggactatcaatggtataaagctgtaatttcgcaagaatatatgtaaactgccgacaaaatggtacaataaaaattaaaaaaaaaaaattagagtaggtacctcccatgtgggggtgatttgtttgcaaaatattcaactttaaagtgcaaattttcattaaaatcgacggTCCCCcgccctctaaaatttaaaccggtgagtggaaattttttaaactataacggttaagtttacttgagaattattagtagtttaagagtaaataacagcctaaggtataaaatatagctaaacttagaatattccgtacaagatacgatccttagaaaaatattattgaattttttcgtaatggctacggaaccctattttgggcgtgtccgacacgctcttggccggtttttttgacgGACACAATTGATTTGTGCTTTCTTTCTTCAGTCAGAAGCAAATCAGATGTTTAGAATTCACAGAATACTTCGCGGTAGCCTTATTCGTCTATGGTGAAATACTGCGTGCGTTGGTCCTTTTTCGTAATTCCTATTTTTCGCTGGTTCGTAATAAATTGTGAAATAAGATGTAATATAATGACCAAATAAGAATTTGATGCTTACATTACACTGTAAGACGATATTTAATACACTTCATTTATACATTTCTTAACGTCCGTACCCGATGGCAAAAAAGGAATCCTTATTTTTCCGTCCGTAGCCTAAGCTAAAATTTAAGATACTTACCCATACACACATAACGGACGAATAACAGAATAAGGATAACGGaataacagaaaataaattcttgttCAGTAATCACTTGCGAAAAAAAGAAACGTAATTCCCCTTTCCTACCAAACTAATTACGAAAACAAAAcagcaaataaattcttgtttCAACGAATAAGGGAGAGGGATACGGTTAACGTACAACCTGATAATTGGTGACCTGAATTTACACGAgtggtgacactctttcccggcccggatagcaccgacatggaaataccgaccctgttttttgtgtactcgCCCCTCactcgcccatagaaactgacaggagcttctatgggcgggtgtgtacacgaaaaacaggaccggtattatccgggccgagaaagagtgtcaccctacACGGGGgcaccaatacggtatttgactattttgtatatgttttataaattaaaactacacaatgcctgttattgaatagaataacaatttttaagctacctttacaaataacaaagttataaaggtttgaaattcaagattagacagagaaaaacatactggcaatactggcatgtgacgtcacacgccagtaccgccaatACTTCCTGCATAGAGacaagcgtttgagaaagagacaggtatatagatttttcaaaaaatcactataaatccaattttcaaccgatttaaattttctcttcgctaaacactatctgtatattttcataataatattatgatatggcaaaatcaggagttgtcaaataccgtaatacggtatttgccAACTCCTGATTATTATTGACGTCTATTCTAGGTCGAGAATTACTGTGCCTTGCACACATTATCCGCACTCGGGGAGAGTgggaaaatatgaaaatatccTAGGTTTGTTATGGTAGTTTTGTTGCCTTATTCGACACAGTAATAAAAAATCAGAATATTTGCGCGTGTAGCAAGGGCACGCGCACGCATTGATCGATTTTGTAGTTCATTTAGAGCTACTATTTAGGTAGGTAGTCATCCTGAGAATACAGTACAGTGAGTGTGGCAATAAATGAACTaagcttttgtttaaaaaaaaacgcttttcaTGGCGGCATTGTCATCGGACAACACAGTcataccagcagggctactacgaaactcgaagttagtggcgtgcggtccctctgacacttatactatttaatacgagagcgagagggacggtacgatacgaacttcgagtttcgtagtagccctgcaggcctgCAGTAACAAAACTCAAGCCAACCATTATTATAAAGTAGTGGAAATTAACTTGCGTACTACGTTATGTAgtcttgtactattacttatctattctgtggtcagtggcgtagcgtgggtattaGCCATTATGTATAGATACGAGATATCAATACATTATTGTACCCCCCCCCAATTAGAAAGGGGATTCCCCGATTTCGTCGTAGTATAAATGGAAAACGCTCATCCTAAAcagtccgaatcgtaggtgcgaaaaaaatgtgtaatatattattgtattgtttaactgtttatcctactaatattataaatgtgaaagtttgtgagtgagtatgtttgttacttcttcacgcttaaacggctggacggatttggatgaaatttggcggaaagttagtttataacctggattaaaacataggatactttttatcccgatattcccacgggatacctagggataaaatcttgaaataacaaccgctgggctttgtgccatgaaatttagtatgtaggtagctgggcctctggaataacacattggctactttttattccgatattcccacgggatagggataaaatcttgaaataacaactgctgggcttaagagtcatgaaatttggtatttaagtaactggacatctggaataacacttaagtgactttttgacccgatattcccacgggataactagggataaaatctcgaaataaaaaccacagggcttagagccatataatttggtatgtaggtagctggatttcgggaataacacataggctactttttattccgatattcccacgggataggggtaaaatctcgaaataacaatcgctgggcttagaggcatgaaattttgtatgtaggtagccggacgtctggaataacacatacgctactttttatcccgatattcccacgagatagttttgtaactaagggaccccatacatccctttattattattattttgtatttttttcttgcggcgcattcttctcggcaatgatggtctttccgaaaacgctgAATAACTactcgactgtacttttgtttttCACATGCACCTGTTTCAAGTGACCTCTAGTTAAAGCTGCAACGAATAACTTGGTAGATATGATTGAATtatgacaagatttcatatttctaagactataatttgattcgttctctgaattctgtttggaaagagaaagacgatgatattttttaaatttcgctacgatttttttttaagatgtgcttattctaaaagagcataactccaaaactacacTAAACACATTattagatccattacttttgtctagtctctattaaaaaaaaagatcacgtaaatctgacgtaacgtcaaaattatgacagcccctttttttgatgaaaaaggcaaaggatacatctattctgtggtagttttggcaaattcagatatattttttaaacttcttatattttcctaaatatggagaaatcaattttaataaatattttcccatatTTAGGAGGCAAaactttcgattcctgtagtaatttacaggtgttcaaaaaatgaaatcttgtcaattcctCAATTTCTACCACACAAGGTTTTGGGTTCGAGCGCAATGATTAAAGAAGTAAGATATTTTTATCTGTAGGTACCTTTTATAATCATAACTAAAAGGAAATGACAATAAGTTCTTTTTACATTTACGATCTCAGGACTAATTTAGAATTACTCTTATAACATAAGATATCAACACAATTGTTTAAATTAGgggtagtacctacttaataagaTCTGAGCTAAAACATTTACAAAGTATTTAACCACGTTACGTAGTTTATAAAGTATCTTTACTATCATCGCCAAAACGAATATTAATTGAGCATAACAGTTTGGAATTTTAGGAGccaaagaaaatttaaataggtaacCCAACTGTATGAACTTTATTATCAATTTGTAAAACGGTTTATTTCGAAACCTAAAATTGTACAGGCTACCTACTAAAATGctacttattaaattatttcaaaaacctgAGAATTATGCAGTTATCTATCTCATCACTGTAATTTTGGTTCTTAacgagtattgtattgttctaGTGACCTAGTCTGTAGAAGCACTTTGTAACATTCATTGCTTTTTATTAAACAGTGATTACCGTCAAAGTAAcaaaaagtacttacttaaataacttaccaaataaaatattaacattgATTTCAAAAGTTTTACCTATTATACAgtcattattaattataatatgatTTCATTATTATATTGTACAATACCAAAATCACAGGTATAAATTTTGATTACCAAAAACTGTAACACAATAGCTAAATAGGATGGTCTTGTGCATGTTGTTTTTGAAACAtctgtatacatataataaagatacattattttataatatataacatgATTGCCTACAACACCCCGAATATTACGCAGTAAAGCACTGCCACGGCAGGGAGTTTcgtaaagtaaacattttcgtACACAATTCCACAGCTCACAATGCGcaccattacaaaaataaattatagatgCTCCTAAACTACTATTTGCAATTTATCTTGGCATGTGTTCACTGCAGAcctgaaaaatacaaatgttcaTAAATCGAAAAACAACAGGGGGCTAAGAGTAGATTAGAATTCATGTTATATCCCTGTGACTTACAGCGGTGGAGCAGGAGATTGTTGCATAATTATTCTGCGAGTTTGGTGGCCCGGAAAATGTATTGACTTGCATCTGCACTTGTGGGGGGGGCGGCGGGTGCGTGGCGAGTGGGGACACGGGCGGGGCGGGCGCACCGCCCGGGCTGCCCGTCGTGGACAGCCGCGAGAACGCTGCCAGGGCGTCGGGGAAGTTGGGGGGCGTCGCCGGGGTGTTGCACGGCGTCATCAGTTGCTGGAAGCAGTTAGCAGGCAAACGCCGTCAACcacaatacaatagaataactctttattgaacaccaacacatagtaagcagtacagaaaacacggGTATAAAGAGATTTTCCAAgatgagcaataggcggccttattgcttcaAAGCGATTTCTTCCAGGCAATTTTTATAATAGACAGAAATAAGGAAATTTAGCAAATTGCAAATTTAGGCTTACTAAGTACTGTAGTAATTGCtaaaaactattacttatgtagaattgaaataataaaatgtgaggAATGTATAAAAATTTGTATCATAAAGCCAATTTTCACTTGAAAAGAAGCATGTCAGGATTATTACtatctaaataaaagcttgattACTAATTTTTTTGACCTAATTATAATAGAGTTGAAGGAGCACACACCCACATATTTATGTTCTTGTAAAAACACATACAACACTCATGTTTATGTTGGATTTACAGAAGCTTAGCAAATAATGTTTGTTACTTGTTGCTTTCgctttttatgtatgtaaaaataatattgtaaatgcctATTAAAACAGTAAATGCAGGTGAATGAGTGCTAAAAGACAggtaaaatatcgctagatggcgttagtatcgtgaggtttttttgacgttacattcttgcttgcaattggctaataactacATAAATAAGCCAATTGCAATCAAGACTGTAACATCAAAAaaatctcacgatactaacgccatccagcgatatttcgcctgtcctTTAGCCCTTGAAGTGGATCATATTTACTTCTTACAAAAATCTACTAATTGTTGTCACTCGTCGAGGAGTAAACAGTCACATCAAATAGAGATTGATAACCAAAGGCTAATATTTTTCTCATAGCCAATGTGTGAATTGTCACCTGTCACTGCAGATTGTCACCTCAAACCTAGTGTTACTCATGTGAATAGATAGAATGTTGTTGACTCTTTAAGTCAGTCAAAGGATCAATAAAAGTAAATGGTAATCTATGACAGATCAATTTGAATTTCTAATGCATGAACAATGTAAATGTATTACAAGGTTAATTGTATTTACGTTTTAAATAGCTTTTAGTGAAGTTACTAGGAATATATGAAAGTTTTAGATACCTGACGAAAATGTGGTGCAGCTATACCATTAGCTCCTGCAGGTATGGCAACctcttgaaaaaatattgataatgCCGTCTGGAACATATTACAACAATAATTAAGTTTGAAAGTGACACTGCATTTATTCTTACATAAATTCTTACACAAACAAGCATGGGGTTTACTTAGGATTGCCAACTATTTCTTGGGCAAATGTAGTATTTTCCAGCccaaggtattaaatatatagtACCCGGGTCAATTTTTTCTGGTCACTTGTTGCTATAGTTACATTCTCCAGAGTCACACTTTAAACCataagtttataggattaaaatttgcaaaacatgtatttttgtggtagtttaagccccttctataaatggtcatctaataagcatgttagtataatgtgacacaacatttcttctattaaactgtactacttttgtcccccgctgacgggacagaataataacaaaaaatagttgatttcattctgaggggaggcctgtgccctgcagtgggacatatataggctgggatgatgatgatgagttgatCCACCCACCTACAGTGAAAGAAAATATAGTGTAACACCTCAATGTAATTATGTCACACCTTTAAAGGGGGATTTAGGCGGTTTGTGTTGTggaacaaaattatttcaattttcatagcaatacatTTGCTCATTAAACTGGGTGTGACAtaatttatggatggcccctttAAAGAAAAATGGTATACATAAACCAAATGCTAAAAGATGatcaattattttataaaaaaaatgaaatctggTATAGTAAAAATAGCTAACCCAAATACACATGTGTAACTTATACAGTTTAAGGACTAACTGAAACATAGTCTTTTTCATATTGTTATATGTCTTCAACAGTATACACATGTACACAGTCAAAATATAGTACAATACTATATTGTACCTTACAGTTAAAGCCAAACTGTTACAATCTTACAAAAACCTAAGTGTGCTTAACTAAATTTAAGCTACATTAAAAGTAGTTAACAAATAAAAGTAGTTGAAGTTATGAAGCTTTCAGGTATCTGGCCCTTCACAATTTCAAGTAATCACAAACAAATGAGAACACAGTATGATAACTAGTTTACAGATATTCTCATTGGTTTGTAATCAAGAACTAGTAGAAACTCATAAGTTGGTATGGgctaacctaaaaaaaatctgcataataataaagtattgTACCTATGTTGTAAGTGAAAAATTAATATGTTTTGGCAAAATAACTGTTAGTACAAGTATTTAtactaatcaaataaatattaggtaGTATGTCTACCTGATTACTAAAGTAAATAAAGCTTATTAACATCTGTACTCAAAAAGTATTGACAGTAAACATCTACAGATTTGTTATCAAACACAACATTGTCAGTCGCCATGAATGCACCTACATAAGTTCGTACTTATTGCGTATCACTTCATTCATCAACAtaattacatacaatatattGGGTAATGCAGCTTTGATTATAGGAATTTTCCTATTGGGTCTATGCTTGTTTTTGGATAATACTTTTATCCTATGAATGAACAACCGTAGGAATATCATTAGTACATATAAAACGAATCAAGGCTATTGCAAAACACTTCGTCAAATTATGTAGCAGCCATTTCATGATTACTGTTTGTTTACATATACTAGGATATTTACCTCAAATTGCCAATGTGCAGCTTGAAGTAGCTGTTTTGCTTGTTCTCGGGCACACCCTGCTGCTAAAACGAACTGATTTATCATAACTTGCTCACGTAAAGCTGAATCCATTGtactaaaaatgaaataataagtCCACCACAGCCGGAGTAGGAAATAAATAGTCGGTAAATGATGTCAATTTTAGTCGCAGCATGAGTAAGTGAGTAGGCATACGATTGAAAATGTGTAGCGCTAGTGAGGTTCATGAATATATTTGTACGAAAGAGAGATCCGATTAGTTTACATTTTCAACGCAATTCGAGTTTCACAGACTACACAGAGAACGAATGTCATATGATTAACGTACGTGACATTTGTTTTAACGTCGGGAGTTAAATTTGAGTATGCAAGGTTTAAAGAGTAGGTCGAATAGGTTCCTTATCACATGTCAGCTGTCACTTGCGTCATCCACCCCCACCCCCCTTCACCCCTTTAGCTACTATTCTTGTAATCTGTGCAATGGGTTATCAATCAAGCTATGCTAGTCATACATacgttattttttgtaaataaaaaggtTCGAGTAATATCAATACAAAGTACAAAATGATACAGTTTAATTATACATTAGTTtgtgttagtttatttattgcaataCAGTTATCCTACGCTCTTGACGGTCCAACAGAGCCCACAAATGAAAGGCAAACCAGTGGATCGATAATAGATGAGGCTTTACAGTCGCAATTAAACTACGGCAGCAAATATGATCGTATGTTACAAAAACATTCAAGGTCAAAAAGGCTGATTGAAACAAGTTCTAGTGAAGCAAGTGCAATAAGTGAGAGTGCAAATGCGTCGACTTCCAGTTCGTCGACAGAAAGTCCTCATGTTGTTTATGAAATTGGTCCATCCAATAATTCAATATTGCAAATGGTGCCAGTTAATCCTTCCCCATCCACACCGCCTAATGTGTCGATGGTCGGACCTTCGGACGCTGCCCCATTGCCAGAAAAGAGTTCTGCTGAAGATGAACACAACAGCTCTATGGCTATTTTCTTTGTACTGTGCATCCTAGCACTTGGGATCCTCTTAATACATCTTATGCTACAAACTGGATTTTCATATTTGCCTGAGAGTGTTGTCATTGTTTTCCTTGGAGCCTTAATTGGCATGATCATAAATCTTATGTCTATCAGGAATATAGCAAACTGGCGAAAAGAGGAAGCATTTTCACCTACAGCATTTTTCTTGGTCCTCTTACCACCAATTATATTTGAATCAGGATATAACTTGCACAAAGGCAACTTTTTCCAAAATATTGGTTCTATACTTTTGTTTGCTATTGTTGGTACAGCTATATCAGCTTTTGTTATTGGAGCTGGAATATACTTACTGGGGTTGGCCCAAGTGGTATACAAGTTAAGTTTTGTGGAGTCATTTGCTTTTGGATCACTGATATCTGCAGTGGACCCTGTGGCCACAGTGGCTATCTTTCATGCGTTAGATGTTGATCCAGTTCTGAACATGTTGGTGTTTGGGGAGAGTATCCTGAATGATGCGGTGGCTATAGTCTTGACAACTGCTGTACTGGACTCCAATGACCCCCTAATGTCTACTGGTGAAGCCATCCTATCAGCTATAAATAGGTTTTGGTTGATGTTCTTTGCATCGGCTGGTATTGGTGTCCTCTTTGCACTGGTTAGTGCTCTTTTGTTAAAACATGTTGATTTGCGTAAAAATCCTTCTCTGGAGTTTGGTATGATGTTGGTTTTCACTTATGCACCATATGTATTAGCTGAGGGCATTCACTTATCTGGTAAGTTTTAACTTTGAAGCCTTTTTACTTTATATCTACATccaaaattataaattgtttAATGTTCCAATGTACTTTACAGGAATTATGGCAATACTGTTTTGTGGTATTGTAATGTCACATTACACTCATTTCAATCTGTCCACTATCACACAAGTTACCATGCAACAGACTATGAGGACTCTGGCCTTTATTGCAGAGACATGCGTCTTTGCATATTTGGGGTTAGCTATTTTCAGGTATCAAGtcttattattgctatttatttttaagatttcagccattttttatttcaaaaaagtgCTAAATCAATTTATGTTATTTACAGCTTCAGGCACCGTGTGGAGCCAGCCCTAGTTGTATGGAGCATAGTGATGTGTCTGCTGGGCAGAGCTGCTAACATTTTCCCACTGGCATTGCTATGCAATAAGTTCCGTGAACACAAGATTACTAAGAAAATGATGTTTATTATGTGGTTCAGtggtatgtttttatttatttattaaatgtaattcACATGTCAATAAGTACAATATAGCACTAACATTATGAAACCCGGAAGGGCGCAGCATTTTTAAAAGAGTttccaaaacaataaattggtatcttagaattgaatgaaaattttggcaataatacaaattcaaaatagaaaagaataatttaaataaaaataataataataattttagtcaTGCAATACTCATATGTCAGAATGT is a window of Choristoneura fumiferana chromosome 8, NRCan_CFum_1, whole genome shotgun sequence DNA encoding:
- the LOC141430424 gene encoding UBA-like domain-containing protein 1, coding for MDSALREQVMINQFVLAAGCAREQAKQLLQAAHWQFETALSIFFQEVAIPAGANGIAAPHFRQQLMTPCNTPATPPNFPDALAAFSRLSTTGSPGGAPAPPVSPLATHPPPPPQVQMQVNTFSGPPNSQNNYATISCSTAVCSEHMPR
- the Nhe1 gene encoding na[+]/H[+] hydrogen exchanger 1, with amino-acid sequence MIQFNYTLVCVSLFIAIQLSYALDGPTEPTNERQTSGSIIDEALQSQLNYGSKYDRMLQKHSRSKRLIETSSSEASAISESANASTSSSSTESPHVVYEIGPSNNSILQMVPVNPSPSTPPNVSMVGPSDAAPLPEKSSAEDEHNSSMAIFFVLCILALGILLIHLMLQTGFSYLPESVVIVFLGALIGMIINLMSIRNIANWRKEEAFSPTAFFLVLLPPIIFESGYNLHKGNFFQNIGSILLFAIVGTAISAFVIGAGIYLLGLAQVVYKLSFVESFAFGSLISAVDPVATVAIFHALDVDPVLNMLVFGESILNDAVAIVLTTAVLDSNDPLMSTGEAILSAINRFWLMFFASAGIGVLFALVSALLLKHVDLRKNPSLEFGMMLVFTYAPYVLAEGIHLSGIMAILFCGIVMSHYTHFNLSTITQVTMQQTMRTLAFIAETCVFAYLGLAIFSFRHRVEPALVVWSIVMCLLGRAANIFPLALLCNKFREHKITKKMMFIMWFSGLRGAISYALSLHLGFSDETRHVIITTTLIIVLFTTLFFGGSTMPLLKFLRANKKTKKSRSLRKQKEVSLSKTKEWGQAIDSEHLSEITEEELEVNYSHATRLRGFVRLDIKYLIPFFTRRFTHQELKDCKSQMTDLTNQWYQAIRISNDRETDEEEILPQSLSNSHSGLQRGV